GCTTCTCCTTGATCTTACTGTCTCTCTTGTCCATGAAGTTTCCAAACGGCCAGTAATAGACTTTGTTGTCAATAGAGGAAGAGAAACAAAAGTGGATTATGGTTTGTAAAAATATTTTCAGATTCTACACTTTGCCGTCAGTTGATGAAGAATTAGTATGTAGTTACTTACAATTGTTTTTCGACAGAAGAGCAAAGAGTAAAGTAGAAAATTGGATATAAATAAAAAAAATACTTAATTGATTAAAAAGAAATATTTGGTTTGTTTAGATAAAAGGGCATTTCAGAAAAATCACAATAAAAAAAGTACTCCATAAGTTGGAAGTATGTCCAAGTGTAAATAGAGTATCTCGTATTGTAATTTTTTCTTTTTGTTTCAGCTTGAATTTCTAGATATACGAAGAATGAAACCCCATATACATATTTTTAAGGGCAAATCTCCAAAATAACACCTTTCTAAGTTTATATCACAAAAATAGCACTCAAAAACTAAAATGACCAAAATAGCACTTTTCTAAGTTTATCCTTTGAAAATTTTAATTTTTTTATTTTTCAAAATTAGAAATCTTATCCCCAAACCTCATTTCTCAACTCTAAACCCTAAACCCTAAACTCTAAACCCTAAACCATAAACCCCACCCTTTAACTCTAAATCCTAAGTTTGTGACTTTTGATAAAACATTAAGTGCTATTTTTGTGACTTTTGACCTTGAGTGCTAGTTTGGGAACATAAACTTGATTTAGTGCTATTTTTGTGTTTTTCTCTATTTTTAAAAGAGTATTTCGATGAATTGATATAATATCTTTTTATGTAGGTCCCATAATTATAATAATTCAATCTAATTTGCCATATATTTTGTATCTCCCATTTATTATTGCGCGCACTCGTCGCAGAAACAGAGATTCCTAGCTGTCTAAACTGAAAAATAAGATTGCATTAACTCAAAAGCTCTCACACAAAGACAAAGATCTTCTTCTCTCTCTCTCGGCTGAAAGGTAGTAACAATGGAGAACCCTCCAGATCAAACAGAGTCAAAAGAGATGATGCTTCAACCCAGAATCACAAGACCAAAGGGTGGACTTCTCACTATGCCCTTCATCATTGGTAATTATAAAAAACATTGCATCTCTCTCTATCTTCTTCTCATTGGATCGCTTCTTGTTCTCTAAATGTCTTCTTCTTGTTGTTCTTGGTGGATGAAGCAAACGAGGGGTTCGAGAAAGTGGCGAGCTATGGATTGTTACAGAACATGATTCTTTATCTGATAAGTGATTACGGATTAGGACTTGTGAAAGGACAAAACGTGTTGTTCATGTGGGTCGCTGCTACTAACTTCATGCCTCTCGTTGGAGCTTTTCTCTCAGATTCTTATTTGGGTCGCTTTCTCACCATCTCCATTGCCTCTCTCTCCAGTTTCCTGGTAATTAAACTTCACCGCCTCTCAAAAAAAAAAAAAAAAATTTCAGTTCAAGAACCGGTTTATGGTTCTTCTCATTTCCCGGTTTAATCCGGTCTGTTTTCCGGTTTGATTTACATTAATTTACATCTTGTCCTTCGGGTTTGTAAATGGTTTGTTTATACGGTTTCTTGTCAAGAGTACTGAGGGGATTTCAGGTTATTGTTTTTATAGTAAATTTGGAAATCACAAACCGGGATTTTCAGTTTAGATTGATTTGGGTGAAAGATGTAAACCAATAATTGGACTTTACTTTGCGTCGACAATTCAATAAAATCTAACAATCATATAATTATGGTTCTTGGAATTAAATGGTACGAGGTTTTTCTAAAAGTAATTCTTTATTTATTAAAACCCTCGGAAGGGTAATTTGTTTTTACTAGCTGGTAAATTTGAGGGAATATTTTATATTTGGTATCATTTCCTGAATCACTAATAGCTGTTTATTTGTTGAAGTATACAACACTAAGGTTATATATATGTATACAGTAAACTTTCTATTTTAAGATCTATGATTATGCTTTGTAGAAGAAGCCTCTTTCCGTAAAGAGTCAAAATTTCTCACATGTTGCATGTGCCACCCTGAAATTGCTGTCCAATAAATGAAACTAAAGCGATTTATTTTTTTAGTGCTTGTTTCCACAAAATTAAATCGTATATATATCAAAGTCGGTAAAATTAAGACAAAAAGCCAGGTATTCTGAAATGTCCATGTGATTATATCACAACAAGTCTTAAATATCCATAAAGAATATAAGTATCATTATCATCAATTTATTTATTTTTATAAAATTCTGGTTGCTAACCTTGTGGTTGTGGTGGCCTTCTGACTTTTCTGGCAAGTTGTGTGTGAATTCTGATAGTGAGTCATCCACTTGAGAAAAATGTAAATCGTGACATCAATTGATTTTAAAAATCTATAGCAATCATTCACCTCGTTCAATCATTTTCATTAGAGAGCAATATGTTCCTTAAATTTGGATTCTTGCTCTTGGAAGTATTTTTCTGTAAAGACATCTACAGATTTTACGAAAGAAATGAACAGAACATATTTTACTAAGCTGTCATGCTAATAATGTAAATCACATATACATTAAATAATGTTTTTGAGTACTTGATAATATAAAGTCTTTGTTAATGAATTGTTTGAATTGAACGTTACAGGGGATGATGGTTCTATGGCTAACGGCGATGTTACCACAAGTGAAGCCATCACCGTGTGTAGCATCTACCGTAACCAAGTGCAGTTCTAAGGCAGCGACATCTTCTCAGTTGGCTCTTTTGTATTTCGCGTTTGCACTTATATCGATTGGATCTGGTGGAATCAGGCCGTGTTCTCTAGCATTTGGTGCTGATCAATTAGACAACAAAGAGAATCCCAAGAACGAGAGGGTTCTTGAGAGTTTCTTTGGTTGGTACTACGCTTCTTCATCGGTTGCTGTCTTGATCGCTTTCACTGTCATTGTTTACATTCAAGATCACTTGGGATGGCGAATAGGGTTTGGAGTCCCAGCGATTCTCATGCTACTCGCGGGTATCTTGTTTGTTTTGGCGTCTCCTCTCTATGTTAAACGCAATGTGACCAAGAGTTTGTTCACTGGTTTGGCTCAAGTAGCTGTTGCAGCTTACGTGAACAGGAAGTTAATGTTACCGGGTCAGAATGACTCATATGGCTGTTATTACCACCTGAACGATTCTGAACTTAAAGCTCCAAGTGACAAATTGAGGTAATATAAAATTAATTTGTATTATATATATCTGAATAATAGAATGATTTTTTATGTAAAAAAAACCTTATATATCGTTTTTGATGGGTTTAAAGAGTTTTGACAAAATGTTGCAATTAATTAGGTTTCTGAATAAAGCTTGTGTAACAAGCAACCAAGAGGAAGACATTGGTGCTGATGGTTTGGCCTTAAACCCATGGAGGCTCTGTACAACGGACCAAGTTGAGGAACTCAAGGCTTTGGTCAAGGTGATACCGGTATGGTCCACGGGGATAATGATGTCTATAAACGTGAGCCAGAACTCGTTTCAGTTGCTTCAAGCTAACTCAATGGATAGACGTTTGAGCGACCATTCAACCTTCAAAATCCCACCTGGATCTTTTGGCATGTTCACAATCATAGCCCTAATAGCATGGGTGGTTCTCTACGACCGTGCAATCCTCCCATTAGCTTCCAAGATCCGAGGCAAACCGGTTAGAATCAATGTCAAGATCAGAATGGGGTTAGGTCTATTCATATCCTTCCTAGCAATGGCGGTTTCCGCAACTGTTGAGCATTACCGAAGAAGAACCGCAATAAGCCAAGGACTTGCAAACAACGCAACCGCGACAGTGAACATCTCAGCAATGTGGCTCGTACCGCAGTATGTGCTTCACGGTTTGGCAGAGGCCTTAACCGGGATAGGACAGACGGAGTTTTTCTATACCGAGTTTCCTAAAAGCATGTCTAGCATTGTGGCTGCCTTGTTTGGTCTAGGAATGGCAGTGGCTAATATATTGGCTAGTGTGATCCTCAATGTGGTCAAGAATAGCTCAAAGAAGGGTGGAGAGAGCTGGATTGAAGATAATATCAACAAGGGTCATTATGATTATTACTATTGGGTTTTAGCCATCTTGAGCTTCGTTAATGTCATTTATTACA
This sequence is a window from Brassica oleracea var. oleracea cultivar TO1000 chromosome C1, BOL, whole genome shotgun sequence. Protein-coding genes within it:
- the LOC106316363 gene encoding protein NRT1/ PTR FAMILY 1.1-like, producing MENPPDQTESKEMMLQPRITRPKGGLLTMPFIIANEGFEKVASYGLLQNMILYLISDYGLGLVKGQNVLFMWVAATNFMPLVGAFLSDSYLGRFLTISIASLSSFLGMMVLWLTAMLPQVKPSPCVASTVTKCSSKAATSSQLALLYFAFALISIGSGGIRPCSLAFGADQLDNKENPKNERVLESFFGWYYASSSVAVLIAFTVIVYIQDHLGWRIGFGVPAILMLLAGILFVLASPLYVKRNVTKSLFTGLAQVAVAAYVNRKLMLPGQNDSYGCYYHLNDSELKAPSDKLRFLNKACVTSNQEEDIGADGLALNPWRLCTTDQVEELKALVKVIPVWSTGIMMSINVSQNSFQLLQANSMDRRLSDHSTFKIPPGSFGMFTIIALIAWVVLYDRAILPLASKIRGKPVRINVKIRMGLGLFISFLAMAVSATVEHYRRRTAISQGLANNATATVNISAMWLVPQYVLHGLAEALTGIGQTEFFYTEFPKSMSSIVAALFGLGMAVANILASVILNVVKNSSKKGGESWIEDNINKGHYDYYYWVLAILSFVNVIYYIVCSWSYGPTMDQLRNDKANGVRGEEHEEAVKLN